In Lathyrus oleraceus cultivar Zhongwan6 chromosome 2, CAAS_Psat_ZW6_1.0, whole genome shotgun sequence, the DNA window ttaaaaataaGGTTTATTCATAGGCCTTAGGCCCGTTAGATTTACTTGTCTCTATTAAGACTCCCACATTAATTAGTATACCACTTGACTCTTATATTCCtctaattttaattttatttgggttaattattattattattataagaAATAGTAATTTATAGATataaaaatgtttttaaaaaaacaaaaacattttAGTCTTAAGTTAGCGGATCTAGTTGTGTTTTGACTCTTGACTTTTGTTTTAAAAACAATTCTTTAAATTATTGAAGTTTACCAAACCCTTTAATTTGATCCTCTATTTTAGGTTTCCTTTTTTGAAAATTTAGCCTAATTTTCAAATCAATTTTCAATGTAGTTGTTTAGTTATCTTAGCTAAATTTATTTAGTATCATGTTTAATCATTTTAGTTAATTTAAGATTTCAAATTTAATTTAATTCTCTTCataaacacacacaaaaaatattCATTAgcatttaattattattattattaacattaattttattttttaatagaGTAATAATAAGTAAGATTAAAAATTTATTAGcatttaattattattatcatcaataatattctttttcaataaaataatatattatttcCTTCATTTTTTATTGTAAATCATTTTTTATCTTTTAGACgtattaaaaaatataataattttgTTATGAAAAAGATAAATTATAAAGAATTTTACAAAATTATTCTTCATTAATAATATGGAAAAAATAAATTAACATAAttgaaaagagaaaaaataataaatatttaagggtataataaaaaaaataacgTGCAAATTTTATTCAATGGATGGAAAATAGCATTTAATAATTATTAACATTAAAAAAATATTCAATAgatttcattattattattaccATTAGAGTATCACCATTATTATAATGTATACAAGATTAAGTTTTTTCTATTTAAAAGTCAccaataaatattaaatattattGTTGTGTTAGAATGTGTGTTCTCTCAAACATAGTAAAAAGAATAAAATATATTTCATTTATATAAGTTTTTTATCTAGTTTtactttaaattatttatattgtttaagtgttttatttttaatataaatttttttatttgtgtttattgtgaattttttattgttattttatttaaAGGAATATCCTTTTGTAAAGCaaatatttaagaaaatatttcTTCCTCTAAATATAATCTTATTTCTAAAATCATAAAATGATAACCAgtttatttttctttattattcaatattaaaaaattatatataacAAAAATAACCATGCATATATTATCATCACTTTATTTTCTAAACtaaataaaaattattatatttttacaaACAGGAGGACTATGATTGATTGGTGTCACACTTTATCAATCAATAAATCAATTCAAAtaatctaaaatcaacaaaacataTCAAACACTATTTTCTCTGTCCTTGTGCATTAAGACATttttaatcaaacttttctcctCCCCCGATGCATTTAAAACTCTTCTAAACTAAAAACAATCAACACACAATCATTTTCTAACCGAACTACAGGACTCTGATCTCTCATAACGCTTGAGCGTATGTAGACATATAGTTGAAACATTCTAGCGAATACAATTATAAAAAACATTTTTTGATCCTTATTGTAATTAAATAATCaattattttcttaaataataaaacaaatttttataaataaataaatcaataaTTAAGTAGAGACTAATCAACCTTAGTAAACAGACATCCTATAATAATCCTAGAACTATAGAAGACTCTCATTGAGTACAATTAAAGTCAtgggtgtctaacaccttcctCTTGCTTAACCGACTTTCGAATCCTATGTCTCATCCTCAACctttaggttttatcattattttcatgttccttaggaacgaataaaggtGGTGATGATTCTGTAATGTTTCAGCTGCGAAAGCATTGATTGATGAAATCTTTGCACTTGTTGCTAGAATTAAAACAATAGTTGCTAGaattaaaacaataaaattaGTTGTTGCCATAGCCAATATTAGCAACTAGTTCATGTGTTAAATGGATGTAAAGTGTGCTTTTCTAAATGGTCTTTTGGATGAAGAAGTGTGTATCACAACCAGATACTTTTGAGAAAGAATGTCATAAGAGAAAAGTGTACAAAGTGCATAAGGtcttatatggacttaaacaagctccaagaaCTTTGAATAAGAAGATTGGTAAATGGGTATCTAAGTATGGTGTGTATGTTAGAAGGAGTAATGAGTTGAAAATCATATGCCTATATGTTAATGATTTCTAAGCATTGGCAGTTGTAAGAAGGAAAGTGAAGATTTCAAATTGGATCTAGTGAAGAAATTTGAGATGACTGAACTTGGTCACATCTCATATTTTCTTGGAATTGAGTTTTACAAGTGTAATAAGGGATTATTGATGCATCCGAAAAGATATGCAAGTgagatactcaagagatttgagatggAGCACTGCAACTCTCCAACACCACCAATTGAACCAAGACTGCGATTGACAAATGAGTCGGATGAGAGAGACAATGATCCAACACAATACAAAAGAGTCATTTGATCACTAAGATATTTTTGTCACATGGGACCAGACATTacatacaatgtaggtatggtaAATAGATACATGCAAAAAAACCACAATTGTTAGACATTAAATACAATATAGGTATGGTAAGTAGATAGATGCAAAAACCACAATTGTTACATCTAACAGACACTAAGAGGATAATAATAAGATACCTTAGAGACACATTGAGTTATGGCATCTTGTTTCCAATAGCATACGAAGGGAGAGTATGTAAACTTGTGAGATACACTAATTCCGGTTGATGTTGATGATAGaaaatcaaaacaaattggtgTGGTGATGTTGACTATGGAAAATCAAAACAAATTATGTATTATGTATACATGTTAGGTGATGCATCAATAGTTTAGAGTTCAATAAAAAAATTGGTGGTGGCTTTGTCCTTATGTGAACCAGACTACATTGCAACATCATTATATGCTTCTTATACGGTTGATATTTAATAAAGTTGAAGGCCAATATCATAAAACCATGACCATGAAAATTGACAACATATATACCATAAATTTAGCTAAAACTCCTGATGCACGTTGCAAGAGTAAACATATAGAGATGAGGTTTCACTACCTTATGGAGCAAGTTAGTAGTGGAAAGCTATGTCTAGAATGCTGCAGAAGTGAAGATCAaattgcagacatcatgacaaaaGCAATGCAAATTGAAGTGTTTAAGAAGATTAGATGTTTAATTGGTGTAAAGAGCTTAGCCACAATGAATTGTATAACGTGTTAGAAATCATTAGTGTCTCACCTGTAGTTACTTAGAATACAAGTAATATTTTGTTTGTGGTGAAAATTTGTTTTAACTAGTTATAACAATTAAAGAAGTGTATAGTCAGAGTTTTGTTAGTCCCTTGTGATGCAAGTAACAACCATATATACCCTTGTATTGTAATCAATGAAAGTTAGTGCAAGCGTGTTTTATTCTCTCTTCTCAATCTTCATCTCGTTCATTCTTTCATTCAAATTCAAAGGTGGTATGTGTATGAACAAAGATTAAGCTAATTTGAGAGCATCATCAATGTGCTTGTGTGATTGAGTGCTTGTGTTCTGTTCCAACAACATTCTCACAAATCATCTTTAATCATCTCAGAATGTGGATCATATGATTGGCATATGATATTACTAACCCTAATGACTGAAATAATCTACGCAATGACTGTTAAGTTGCTAAACTTGTATTATACTAACACCAAATAATTTTAATACAAGAAAAATGATAGACTATAGAAATTTATCGATTAGCTCAAACAAGCAGCCTGAAAAATACCTCAGCTTAGCTACAACCCGAAAGGAGGGAGAAAAAAAAAGACTTACTAGACTATTATTAGGACAACCTTCACAAGAAGGTGAAATTAACTAGAATGTCCACTTCCACTCGAAGCAAAGAATGCTGCATCCAATTCGCATAGAAAATCTACACAAAAATTTGAAAGCAGCAGCTATATTGCTCTCCACAAAAACTCAGATTCATGCTTACTTGCTACCGTTGCATACCGGTTAGTAACCCATGGGTGGCATCCCAAAAGGAGGCATTTGGGGCATTCCCATTCCACCCACTGGAGGGGGAGGAGCATAGCTTCCTGCAAAACCTGGACCTCCCATTCCAGGCATTGGTGGTGCAGGCAAAGCAAGAGGCAACAATTGAGCATACATGTTCTGCAACAGAAAACACATTCATATCAGTACAACTCAAATGTTCAACTCTTGAGTATGAAgacaaataaaaaaatatataaaaaaaatattatcaAAGGGAAATTACTCAACATTGAAACTGCTGAGATGACATTGTCAGGTATACTCTTGAAAGGCACAACAAAAAATACTCAAGGGCAACAGAAAATAAGCAAGATAATTACCTGTTGTGCAACTACATCTTTTTCTTCTTTCTCTTTAGACTTCACTTCATTTTGTGCTTCAATTCTGTCTTTCACTAGTTCGTCAACTTTACCAGTGTACTCACGGATAAACTACAACAACAAAGAGAAGATGGTGAAAGAGAGAGCTAGATAAAATGCCAATTAATATATCCATTTTGGTCCATTGAAGAATAAAGAAATGCATTTGTCAATCTATAATTCTTTGGATATCCCATGCAAATACCACAATTACACAAGACACCATCCACAACCTTCATTAGCTAAGCATACTAACTCATGTTAACCTTATTTTAGATATCACTTTTACCAATATGAATCTGAAACCCCGACATTCATCTAAAAGCAGTCCAAAGTGCCTCATATAAGACTGCAAATCTTAAACTACCGGACTGGGAGGGGCAATATCCAGTAATTAGTTTCCTAAGCCTATATCAACAGAGTTGCCGTAAAAAAATAACATATGTCAAATACAGTGATATAAATCAGCAGTATAGACAAAACACAAACCTGCAAGAGGTATGGGAAGGCAAAGTCGATCATATTGTGCATCCAAGCTAGTTCAAGAACAATGTCTGCTCGTATTAAATCATAGCAAACAAATAGGCACGAGGCAAAGCATTCCTTCTTTCCCTGCATAATTATGTGAAAAGAAAAATTAGTAAACTCTGTATGCACACATAACAAATCATGTCATCATCACATGAGGACGAAGGAAACAGCTTAGACCCTCAAGCAAGAATACTAAATGGCAATCCTTCAGTAAATTGTTGACTGTAAGGCCCTAATATGCAATTGCAGAACAAAGTTACTAGGTTTGATGAAAAAAGCAAATACTAATAGGTGTCAAATTATTTTCTCTACATGATTTAGAATTGCACAAGCGACAAGAGAAACCACTAGAATGCAATATACATactcaacatgttagtcatgatgATTCAGATCCTGATGGTTTTTAACGAAAATGTGTTGGTCAAGAATAATAGTAAGCCTAAGCAATTGGGATATTGCAAAAAAGAAATGTATATACATTTTCAAACAGAACTATGTAGTACCTGATCAATGAAATAAACAAGCAACTCCTCAGCCAGTTCACGCTCGCCAGATTGTGAAGCTGTCTCCATGGCATCTTTGTAAAGGTTATCCTTCTTTGACAAAGCAATGGACTGCTTCCATCTTCCTGCCTTCTTGTAAATATAAGCAGCAACCCGTCTCATCTCAACAAGCTCATGCTTTTCAATCTGCGTCATACATAACTAGTCTATCAGTTTTCCATGATTTAAACAGAAGGAATTCACCATTAAGAACAAATGGAGATCACCTTTTGTGCGAGACCTATTTGATCAaagttatcatgcaaatcaatTGATTCACGCAATCTATCATAATCTTCCTCCTCGACATATATCTCGTTCAGGGCTTCATTAACAGCAGACACATTGTTGCTCTGAACTGCAACCATGTATGGCTTCACAAGACGCAGGTGACCAGCCTATAGCACATTACAGGGAAAATATCCATAGGTGTTATAACAATCACATCGCAAACTAATGTCTAACAAAAATTTGCTACGATTCTACCTTACGCATTATGTCAACAACACGCGCGTGGTCCACACGAAGCGCAAGGACATTCAGAATATCATTGAGGAGATCTGGATGTTCTTCCAAATAGAAGTGAACAGCCTTGTAATACAACTCAACATTAGCAACTTTGACAGCAACATCTTTGAATTGCATGTGATCCCATGCTTCAGGTGAATGGTTCATGATGGTAGTTGCGGCATTATCAAACTCATCATATTGGATATACAAAAAGGTCAATTCTTTCCAATGCTGTTGTTCATCACATGCTCTTATGAGTTTTGGGATATTGAGACGGGTTGAGAATAGTTTGATATGCTCCATGAGCTTCTCAGGGCGGTATCTAGCATAAAGAACTCCCAACTCGGTGAAGATGCCCATATGAGCCCGCTCCAACCCTAAACCGCTCTCCATCAGAGATATTAACTCATTGAAGTAACCTCTATTTTGGTAATATTCACTGACCTCTTCCAAGTCATCCACCTACATAAATAACAAACAGTTTGACACAGTAAGCATTGGAAAGTAAATAAGCTCGCTACTAGTAATAGCAACAAAAGGTCCAGATAACAAGTACAAAAACTCTCCAATGACCAATCACTACACATTTACATATTTGCAGCATACTCTGAGTAACAAAGATTTACATTATAATATGAAGCATGTTCCATTCGAGTTCTTTAAATTGAAATTAGATGGAAACAGGAATCAAGAAAAAGCATCctaatttatttttaaaaatatctTTAGTTCCTATGAAATTAACAGATTACCTGAATAATAATGTTGAGTCCACATATCTGGGCCAATCGAAACTCCTCTGCGTCAACACAAGCAAAACAAACTTCCTTCCATGTTTTTGAGCTATTAGCTTTCCTTGCTGCGTCGACAGCACCTTGGAATTGTTGTAACTTGACCAGTGTAACAGCCAACTTGGCCCAGTTAGATATAAAGGCATAAATGATTTTTGCAGCCTCATATAATGCTTCATCATACAACCGGTCCCCAACATTTTGCAAATTAGCAACATTTGGCATCAGAATGAACTCTTCAATGTCACTAAGCCTATCAATCTTTGCATAAGCATAAATGAGCTCGCCGTCAACCTTTGGTTCTTTTGCCTTCTGTCTTACCATCAACAAGTATTTGACCAAGTCATGGTAAACATTGGCATCTTCAGCAGCACGGATAACATCCAAAAATTGTGTAGTATCATCTGCTCGTATAAATGACTCAATTGCATCGCTTACAAGCCCCTCCCTGAGTTGAGCCTTCGCAACTTGACTCCAAACAGCATCTTCTTCAACTCTGAAAGCAAACTCAACAGCTCTATCAACGCTACGAATATTATCAAGCAATACATTGACTGCTTGAACATTCAAGTTGAACTTCTTGAAAATTGCAAATGCTTCCTCATACAACTGTGCTTCTACAGCCATTTCTCCAACTGCAGGCCCGTCAAAATTATCCAGTCTATTGATATAATCCATAACTCTGGATGAATCAGCTTTTATCGCTGTCAAAATGAGAAGATTCTGTAAATTGAAGTTCCCACTGAATGCAGAATTCTGAAGCACAATCTTCTCAAGAAGTTCAATCAATTCATGAGGCAGATCAGCTGTCATGAAAGCCTTAACAGCTGCAGAAACCTGTTCAGGGCTTGAGCTTTCAGGCAGAGCAGTAGATACAACCTGATCAATAAGTTGCCTTCTATATTCATTATCAGGATCAAGAACTTGAGCCCAAAGATCGCCATCCATTCTCTCAACAACATATCTGTCACAAGTATAAGCATGTGAGCAATGAACATGAGAAAATTAATTTGATTGAAGAAAGACCTACATATACAATACAAACCTTGCTTGCAGTTTGAACAAGGAATTTTTACTAGTGACATTGATAAGTTCTTCATCACATTGTCCTCGTCGGTAAGCTACAACTGCCAAGGTCGGGTCACGTTTCTCACAATATTTGCCCACAACTCGAGAATCATAGTACGGGTTGGTTGTGAGAAAATGTTCTGGGTTATTATTGCTATCAATGATAATTTTACCCAGTGCGTTGTGAACATGGACATCTTGGCTTCCCTCACTCACAAGATGTTCCAAAAACTGTGAGAGCAAACGAAGTCGATTCCTGCATATAAAATAATAATGGATTCAAAAATCATAAATGTGAATGCAAATTAACAATACATTAGATTAAAGGACAAACCCACCTCTTCTCACACTCCTCCACAAGGGGCTCTACTGGCAGCAAGGAACGAACAGAAAGAATCAAACCTTTGATAAAATCTTCTGGGCACTCATCATCTAGTAGTTGCCCAACAACTAAAGGAGCATTCCCTGGGTTCACCTATGCAGAAAAATACAAATGTTGACAGATGAAGAAAAAGAGGGTAGTTACGCATGAGATAAGCAAGGCTACTTTGATACCTTCTGAACATAACCCTCAATGTAGCGAAGCATGTTGTTTGTGTATAGGTAGTGTGCAAGATCTGGAACAAAACCAAATCGATCACAGACATTGATTAAAGGTCGTGCATCTGGAAGCTTAGCCTCCATTAGGAAGTTCTTTGTTTTTTCGGCATCATAGAAATTGGATTCTCTTGTCACGCGCTCGACCTCCTTAATTTGACCAGTCTTTGCTGCTGCCTCAATATACTTGAAATGAATTTCGGGGTCCTCACTATACCATATTATTCAGAGAAGCATGTGATATATCAACATTGGAAAACATATCGGGTATAAACAAGGTCAATTACCAACAGGAAAAAAAGATACAAACCTGGAGCTCAAATAGGATCCAAGAAAAAAGTACAACCCTTCATATGATCTAAACTGCTCAAAAATCTTAATGCAGCCATCAACGCCCAATTGTTCAGAATATTCTTTAGCAACCTGAACAGACAAAAGCAATCTTAGCTTTCAATCATCAGTAAGCTCCAAATCATAAAAGATAATGACTTTACCTGCACAATAATCTGTAAATTGCCCCTTAGATTGGCTAGTAATAAGTCTTTCATGCACTCTAATGCCCATTCCCGTGAGAGAGTACCAAAAAATTCTACAAGCGACTGCAATAACCAAATAACGAGCAAGTATTAGGCTTGTGTGATATAATTGTAAACCATAAAATAGATAAAAGAACAATAAGTCAAAAAAAAAACCTGAGGCTCAATTGCATGTGTATTAACAATCACACGTTTTATATCTGGTAACTCTGTGTAATGCTGCACCGAGAAAGATGTAATCAACATAAGAACTTAAGCTTTTTGTAGTAGGGAAAGTACAAGAATAAAACATTTAGCAGGTCATTACTTGCAAAGCTCGCACGTAAAGGCCAGCTTTTTCACATAGCTGGGCAATACGAGGACGGTCATAATGGCTGAACATGCCATTAGCCAAAATAGCATCAGCAACATTAGGGAAAGTGACCAGATTTATCTCCAAAACCTGAACAACAATCCACAAGAAAATTGTATCATGGCAGGGAAATAAGTATTCAGAGTAAAATGTCACATAACAACTGGAAAACAAAGGCCTCAACCTTTGTCTGAAGGAATCCATGTTCTGGTAAATTAGGTTTTAAAACATCCAGGAGAAAAGCTGTTGCCTCACGGATCAGGTTTCTCTGAGCAGGCCAAAGAATAACCATGACAAAAAAAAAGTCAATAATGTTGAGAAGATTAGTGTAATAAATCAACGATGATGAAGCTAAAACATAAAATGACTATTCGTCATAATTGCCTAATTACAGTAGATAATCAACCTGAAGAAACAGATCAGTTATGGTGTTGTAATCAATTGGGCTACCTCCCTCCATTTGAGACATCATTAATGCAAAATTAACAGCACCCTGAAGAGCAAAATCAAAAAGAAAACTTGTAGAGCTTCTCCTTAGAGAAAAAATCAAAAGACGTTGTAAACTTAAATGTTCAAATACTGTTCAAAAAGCACAGCTACCGTGCATCCAAAAAGGTAGCACAGAATGGGGAAATTAAAGAAAATGTTCAGCTAAAATAATTAAACATGAAATGTAGAGCTTTCACTCAAACCTGAGGATCAGTTCGGAGAATTGTTTGCAAGAGGAAGAGGTAGTCAGGTGTGTACCCAACCTATAGCAACAAATAAGAAATGAAAAAATATTAAGGACCAAATGTTTCCAGTAGAGCGGAAATGTAATACTCACAGTGCTAACTATTACAGGCTGAGAAAAATGTTCAGTATGCTGTAATAGCATTGAAGTAGCTTTGCATCAAAGTCAATATTCTTTTATGAGTCAACAATCACCTGCTTAGAGTAGACCAGAATCTTGTCAAACTCCCTCCTCTCAGCAAAAGCAGCGACAACTTTCGGAGTAGCTCTAGCTTTGATGTATATTTTTAAAGCAAGATCGTTGTCCACAGTCTAAAAGGGAGCATACCCATGAAAATTAATAGAAACTCACCATTTCAAaaaatcaaaatgagataagcAGCCAATTAGAAAGATTAACATACAGACATAAAACTAAATTGAATTCTTTAAAATGTTTAATCCAACTAAACCTTAACAAGATCTCCTAGCTCCTCGCTGCATTCAAGCTTGTCCTCTGCCAACCAGTTTTCCAACAGATTTTTCTTGTTCTGGTTCACAACCAACCGAGA includes these proteins:
- the LOC127118136 gene encoding clathrin heavy chain 1, which gives rise to MAANAPIAMKEVLTLPSVGINAQHITFTHVTMESDKYICVRETTPQNSVVIVDMSMPNQPLRRPITADSALMNPNSRILALKALLQGTTQDHLQIFNIELKTKMKSHQMPEQVVFWKWISPKMLGLVTQTSVYHWSVEGDSEPVKIFERTANLANNQIINYRCDPTEKWLVLIGIAPGSPERPQLVKGNMQLFSVDQQRSQALEAHAASFAQFKVPGNENPSVLISFASKTLNAGQVISKLHVIELGAQPGKPSFTKKQADLFFPPDFADDFPVSMQISHKYSLIYVITKLGLLFVYDLETATAVYRNRISPDPIFLTSEATSAGGFYAINRRGQVLLATVNEQTIVNFVSGQLNNLELAVSLAKRGNLPGAEKLVVERFHELFSQTKYKEAAELAAESPQGILRTPDTVAKFQSVPVQAGQTPPLLQYFGTLLTRGKLNAFESLELSRLVVNQNKKNLLENWLAEDKLECSEELGDLVKTVDNDLALKIYIKARATPKVVAAFAERREFDKILVYSKQVGYTPDYLFLLQTILRTDPQGAVNFALMMSQMEGGSPIDYNTITDLFLQRNLIREATAFLLDVLKPNLPEHGFLQTKVLEINLVTFPNVADAILANGMFSHYDRPRIAQLCEKAGLYVRALQHYTELPDIKRVIVNTHAIEPQSLVEFFGTLSREWALECMKDLLLANLRGNLQIIVQVAKEYSEQLGVDGCIKIFEQFRSYEGLYFFLGSYLSSSEDPEIHFKYIEAAAKTGQIKEVERVTRESNFYDAEKTKNFLMEAKLPDARPLINVCDRFGFVPDLAHYLYTNNMLRYIEGYVQKVNPGNAPLVVGQLLDDECPEDFIKGLILSVRSLLPVEPLVEECEKRNRLRLLSQFLEHLVSEGSQDVHVHNALGKIIIDSNNNPEHFLTTNPYYDSRVVGKYCEKRDPTLAVVAYRRGQCDEELINVTSKNSLFKLQARYVVERMDGDLWAQVLDPDNEYRRQLIDQVVSTALPESSSPEQVSAAVKAFMTADLPHELIELLEKIVLQNSAFSGNFNLQNLLILTAIKADSSRVMDYINRLDNFDGPAVGEMAVEAQLYEEAFAIFKKFNLNVQAVNVLLDNIRSVDRAVEFAFRVEEDAVWSQVAKAQLREGLVSDAIESFIRADDTTQFLDVIRAAEDANVYHDLVKYLLMVRQKAKEPKVDGELIYAYAKIDRLSDIEEFILMPNVANLQNVGDRLYDEALYEAAKIIYAFISNWAKLAVTLVKLQQFQGAVDAARKANSSKTWKEVCFACVDAEEFRLAQICGLNIIIQVDDLEEVSEYYQNRGYFNELISLMESGLGLERAHMGIFTELGVLYARYRPEKLMEHIKLFSTRLNIPKLIRACDEQQHWKELTFLYIQYDEFDNAATTIMNHSPEAWDHMQFKDVAVKVANVELYYKAVHFYLEEHPDLLNDILNVLALRVDHARVVDIMRKAGHLRLVKPYMVAVQSNNVSAVNEALNEIYVEEEDYDRLRESIDLHDNFDQIGLAQKIEKHELVEMRRVAAYIYKKAGRWKQSIALSKKDNLYKDAMETASQSGERELAEELLVYFIDQGKKECFASCLFVCYDLIRADIVLELAWMHNMIDFAFPYLLQFIREYTGKVDELVKDRIEAQNEVKSKEKEEKDVVAQQNMYAQLLPLALPAPPMPGMGGPGFAGSYAPPPPVGGMGMPQMPPFGMPPMGY